A stretch of DNA from Salmo trutta chromosome 12, fSalTru1.1, whole genome shotgun sequence:
TCCTGTGGCAccttcctcctccgctgcttggtcctttggtggtgggtagttctgtaacagttgtcttcatgaatggaccaaggcgcagcgggaatgtggatactcatagttttttaataaacataagtaaagcatccacaggcaaaacaataaacaatactcacgacgacaggaacagtcttacaggcacacaaaacgcaatgcaagaacaactacccacaaccccaaagaaaaacacacactactatataggactcccaatcaaaggcaactcaacacacctgccttcaattgggagtccaatcaccaacacaacacttaacacacacaaaaaccctgccacatcctgaccaaaactaacacaattacgccctctgctggtcaggacgtgacagtgcagCACAGAGACACAGTGACTCAGCTACCTCTAGTAGTCATATCAGGCACTAGACCAAACCTGCTAGGTCGGGGCTGGATAAAAGAACTGAAGTTAGTTGGGGAACAGTAAATCAGATTGTTGCAGGTCAACAGTGGACATTGGAAGATGTGTTGACAAAACATGAGAATGTGTTCAAAATCTATGCAGACAAGGAGGACACACCAAAGTTTTACAAACCAAGACTTGTACAGACCATAAACCTCTACTGTCTCTTTTTAATGAAATAAAGGCAGTTCCACAGAAGGTGTCTACGAGAATCCAGAGGTGGGCAGTGACGTTGAGCGCGTACAAGTATGTTATTGTCTTCAAGGCAGGAAAGTACCATGGGAATGCAGATGCCCTGAGCCATCTTCTGCTGCCGTACACGCCCATTATAACAGCTCAAGAGGACAGAGTGCTGATGTTCGAGGACACGGACACCACACACGTGACTGCAGAGCAAGTGACAACCTGGACAGGTAAAGAGTCCTGTCTAGAGTTAGAGAATATGTGGTAAGGGGATGGCCACAACAAACAGAAGGGACTGAATTCACACCATACAGTGTCAGATAAACAGAGTTGAGCGTACAGGATGGTTGCGTTTTGTGGGGAGCACGAGTGATTGTTCTACAGCCAGCACGCTAGGCTATCCTACAGCAACTACACCAGACTCGCCCTGGGGTCTCGCGTATGAAAGCGTTGGCTAGGAGTTACTTACGGTGGCCAAAACCAGATGACGAGATAGAGAATCTAGTCAAGACATGTAACACGTGTCAGGAACACAGAAAAGCACCAGCAGCAACCCCGCTCCACACCTGGGAGTTCCCAGAGAAATGCTGGAAATGattgcacatacagttgaagtcggaagtttacatacacctcagccaaatacttttaaactcagtttttcacaattcctgacatttaatcctactaaaaattccctgtcttaggtcagttaggatcaccactttatttttagaatgtgaaatgtcagaataatagtagagaatgatttatttcagctttaatttctttcatcacattcatagtgggtcagaagtttacatacgctcaattagtattcggtagtgttgcctttaaattgtttaacttgggtcaaacgttttgggtagccttccacaagcttcccacaataagttgggtgaattttggatcattcctcctgacagagctggtgtaactgagtcaggtttgtaggcctccttcctcacacacgctttttcagttctgcccacaaatgttctatagtattgaggtcagggctttgtgatggccactccaataccttgactgtgttgtccttaagccattttgcaacaactttggaagtatgcttgggttcattgtccatttggaagacccatttgcgaccaagcttaacttcctgactgatgtcttgagatgttgcttcaatatatccacataattttgcttcctcatgatgccacctattttgtgaagtgcaccagtccctgacAACATGATGGTGCCACCCCGGTGCTTtgcagttgggatggtgttcttcagcttgcaagcctcccccctttttcctccaaacataacgatggtcattatggccaaacagttctatttttgtttcatcagacctgaagacatttctctaaaaagtacaatctttgtccccatgtgcagttgcaaaccgtagtctgccttttcttatggcggatttggagcagtggcttcttccttgctgagcagcctttcaggttatgtcgatataggactcgttttactgtggctatagatacttttgtacctgtttcctccagcatcttcacaaggtcctttgctgttgttctgggattgatttgcacttttcgcaccaaagtacgttcatctctaggagacagaacgcgtctccttcctgagcggtatgacggcttcgtggtcccatggtgttttatacttgcgtactattgtttgtacacaatgaacatggtaccttcaggcgtttggaaattgctcccaaggttgaaccagaattttttttctgaggtcttggcagatttcttttgattttcccatgatgtcaagcaaagaggcactgagtttgaaggtagcccttgaaatacatccacaggtacacctccaattgactcaaattatgtcaattagcctatcagaagcttctaaagccatgacatcattttctggagttttccgtgctgtttaaaggcacagccaacttagtgtatgtaaacttctgacccactgaaattgtgatacagtgaaagtgaaataatctgtctgtaaacaattgttggaaaaatgacttgtgtcatgcacaaagtagatgtcctaatcgacttgccaaaactatagtttgttaacaagacatttgtggagtggttgaaaacgagtttaaatgactccaacctaagtgtatgtaaactttcggcTTCAACTGTAGATTACGCAGGACCATTCATGGGGAAAATGTTTCTGATTTTGATTGATGCGCATTCTAAATGGGTGGATGTGTATCCTGTGAGTTCTGCTTCATCCACCACTATTATAGATTACCTATGACAGAGCTTCAGTAACCAAAGGATACCGGAGATGGAGGTGAGTGACAACACAACCTGTTTCGTGAGCACTGAAGCACAAGAATTCGTCAGAAACAATGGTATTGTGCATGTGACAGCTGCATATCAACCATCTTCAAATAGTCTGGCGGAACGCACAGTACAGACATTCAAAGAAGTTATGAAAAAAAGTGCAGAAGGGAGCATAGCAACAAAAGTGTCACCTGTTCTGTTCAGCTACAGAATAACACCTCAATCCACAACAATACTTTCTCCTGCTGAGTTGTTATTAGGTTGTAGACTACGCTCCACACTGGACCTAGTCCATTCAGACCTGAAAAGGATCGTTGAACGCACGcaaaacacacagaaagagaACCATGACAAACGTACCAAGGGCCGAAGTTTTGGAGAGGGGGACCCTATTCTTACCAGAAATGTCAGTCATGGGCCAAAATGTATTCCTGGATTCATAGACTCAGTGACTGGTCCTGTCTCCAACAAGGTAATAATGGGAGATGGTATAGTGGTTTGCGTACATGTTGATCAGATTCTTACCAGACATGAGGGAACAACAAGTGAGTTACTAGTTGTGATGACAGAGGACAGGCTGTTCTCTAGGTATCTACTTGCTTTTATGGTGCACATTCCACAGACAGAGACCGTAACAAAGGAAACAGTTCAAGAAGAGGAGAACCCAGTTTCAGAGTCAGATACTGAGCCCAGCTCAGAAACAGCTGGTGGCTCCTCCACTGTTGAGAATGGACACTACCCCTAGTGTTCGTCACAAAGCTTCCAAGCTGCTTAAAGGACTTTGAACTGTGAACAGGGTAAACTAAAATGCTTGTGAACATGTGAAATGTAATGTCTATTGTCATGCTTATTGTTTACACTGACTTgtttagttcagtagagtacagaacaagTTAAAAAGAATGCTGTTTCAGTCAAAGGAACGTTATTTCAGCATTAGTTCATTAATGCAATAAAATAGCATATACCTCAGTGGCTGATGGGCCAGTTCTTAtgttgtatataaaaaaaaaaacgtttttttttttgggggggggggattttataTTGAAATCTTAATAAGGGAGGAGGAATGTGGTATTGTGGTATTAACACGTCATTACACATACACTCCACTAGGTCGTGTAGCACTTAAGATGAGTACATATAATCATTGTTAGAGTATTGGGGCGCACCAATACACACGTTGAGTGCAGCTGCGACTGTCTGCCTGTTACACCATGCTCCGGATTAATAATAAAGTCATCCGTTTATAAAGAGCTACTCCCTTATTTCTTCTAAGGCATAAATAGTTCCATGGATTATTACAGATAGGGCCATTCCTCATTCCCATGAATGAACTGGCCCATCAGCCATTGAGGTATATGAATGACATCAGGCACTTTTGCGGTTGCACTTCTGCCCGCACGTCACTTCCTCCAGCCTCTCTCGCTTCCATCTTGCTCCCCGCGTGTGCTCGCTGCTAGTGTGCAGGTCAGTGAGGAGCTCTAAAATACCTTATTTCCTGCACTGTTTCTGCTCTTCTCCAACTGCACACGGTAAACAATATCCTTGGTTATCAGACCGGTAAAAATCGTGGAGTTTGAGCGCAAGTGGACTTGGTAATAGAGTTTAAAGCTGGGCGGTGAGGTTTTTGTGACAGGCCCAATACCGCTGGGGCTAATCGAATTTAGCAACTTGGTAGCTAGTCAGAGGCAAAAAGCCCGATACATCGTTTATATGGCTTTTACTTTTCAGTGGTCATCGTCGACATGTCAAATGTATGTAGATATTTAGCTAGCAGCGGTGTGCagtgttttttttcattttctcggCATGTTCCAGTTCGCTGACATCAAACAGTTACAACGGTCTATTAGCATAGCTAGCTACATCAGTGCCCATTATtatccagctagctaacgttagctctcaTATCTAAACATAAATAACTTACTAGCTAAGTACTGGTAAGTTGGTTGATAGTTTGTCTGCTAAACTTAGACAACATGTAGCTaacgttgttagctagctacagttcaTTGATTTAAGCCGTGGCGTCTGCTATTTTTGGTTGCAGGTCTGCGTCTTAACGACGTTGGCAAGCAATTAAGCATATAACTTTTTGATGTTCTATAACGTTTGCCAGCAGATATGTAGTCAACTAGCCAGCTGATACTGCTCAACAGGCAGTTTGGTTGCTAACGTGACATATCGTAGTGTTGCCTTTCAAACTTCCTAACCACAATATTGATTTACTGTTTCGGGGATTTTTGCTAATTTACTGTACATCAACAGTACACTCACGTGTGCCTTCAACTTGTATTTCATGCTAAAATTAATTTAGGCTACATGTAACGTTACTGGGGTAatgaaggggaaagggggatacttagtcagttgtacagctgaATGCCTTCACCTGAAATGTGTCTgacgcatttaacccaacccttctgaatctgaGAGGTGCTGTAGTCAGGTGTTTGTGGAAAATATTTTCAGTAAGAAAAATACAGGCTTAAGTGAGGCGGGGCTTACAAAGGTATTACAAATGTAACTTTAGTTAACCAGAAACAAATAATCCTAATTATATAATACCAGTAACCCAAATGCTGTCTCTTTCAGATGAAAGAAATAATAATGAACCAAGAAAAACTTGCCAAACTTCAGGCACAAGTCCGCATTGGCGGCAAGGTAAGAAAATAAGCCATTAACACAAATCAATTTCTTCCTATTATGCTCCAATCATGTTTTTTCCACATAGTAACACAGCACTATTTAAAACAGTCAATATCTTTAGAAAAATAACATGTCATTTGTAAAGCTCATCTTGCACCTGGTGTTAAAAGTACATGCACTTGAATCTGTCTTCTGTTATACAGGGCACCGCTCGCAGAAAGAAGAAGGTCGTGCACAGAACCGCAACAGCTGATGACAAGAAACTTCAGTTCTCCCTAAAGAAACTAGGCGTCAACAACATCTCTGGTATCGAAGAGGTAAAGTCTGGTCAAAGACTGACCCATTCGCTCTCTGTAACCATCTCTTTTTAAATGGATGCCAGAGTACTTGAATTGGTGTGAAATTGGAACGCGTTGATCTCTTTGAGGGCAGAGGGTTATTTTCAAGGCACAACTTGGCTGCAAGTAACTGCAAGTAACATGGCATAACCATTCTCATTCCTCGCAGGTGAACATGTTTACGAACCAGGGGACAGTGATCCATTTCAACAACCCCAAAGTGCAGGCCTCCCTGGCAGCTAACACCTTCACAATCACTGGCCACGCCGAGACCAAGCAGCTGACAGAGATGCTGCCCAGCATCCTCAACCAGCTGGGAGCAGACAGCCTGACAAGCCTCCGGAGACTGGCTGAGGCTCTACCCAAACAGGGTACGTGTTCCTGGGGGAGGTAGCTGGAAGGCGAGGGGGTACTGGCCGAGGCGCTGCCCAAACAGGGTACATGTGTCTGGGGgacatttcaaaatgttcttCACCTCATCTGTTTGATTTGGCCACAGGTACTAGACTTCTCTAGTGTTAGTGTGTGAGAAGGTGGATTGGTAATCAAAACAGACAGAAATGCACAGTAATAATTTGAACGTTTTTGCACTTGTAATTGGAATGTTTGGGATTTGAAGTAGGGCTGGAGGTTCTTGGATGGATTTTGAGCACCGCAGGCACTGACATTGTAATAGAAATGCCATTTGTTTTACTTATTCTTCATGATTGGATAAATCTTCCTGAAGACGTGAGGCATTTGTACATTGCTCTGCAAGAAGTTTGTAACATTTCTTATTTCTTCCTCACAGCTGGAGATGGAAAAGCACCAATTGCCCCCatagaggaagaggatgatgatgTTCCAGGTGAGTTATATGAAGAGCAGTCTCAACATGCTGAGGTTGTGATTGAAACTCAAACAATCTGAGATTTAGCTCAGACTTCTGTTTCCATCCATGTGGGCCGGCACCTGTTTCTCACTAGCCCGTGGCTCCGGCGAACCTGCTCTGACTTTGGGCCAAAGTcaggccactggtacttttcCCTGGCATTTACATAAAAATGGCTAGCTGAACTTTAACACTGTCTCACAAAGCAACTGTCTTGATGTAAAAGTAGTTGATTCTGCTCACCCCAAGTCTTTAGTCACACTCCTGATGGAAACACAATTACACTAGAGCTTTCATTAACAAAAAGCACTAGTGACACACTGGTGTGGGTTAAGTCTTagaggaaccccccccccccccccccaaaccactCATTCCTTTAATTTACAGTGTTAAGTAACACTGAGAACAAtatttttgtgaacaaatgtttcattttggcattgtaataaggttggtagcaacatggGAAATCGTTGTGGAAGTCTGTTGCAGCTCAGGGCGACTACAAAATCCACAATACAATGCTCTCTatgggctggctagctagctagcaaatgtagctacacacaataataccaaagacaatatcagcatgtgaaggagctagttagctgtaaaatcgcctaaaccaactgcactatcaatttaagagtctacaatctcaccatgttcaacctgcagatcgatgtgCCTCAGTGGAGTCGGACATTCGCAACAGCATatatacttttgaggagatgaGGAAACGTTGCCCATGCTACGTCAATGGACCGAGCGGTGCGTTCTGAGCGATTCTGGGACAAGCGCTcttcaaggagtgaatgggagtctattgggcgctagctcaaaaacccaacattGGCACCAATTTCATCAAGAAGTTACATTACAAATCTTGTCCAAGATGTGAGAATTAACTTGCTATCTGTAATATTATGTAACTTTGGATTTGAGTCGTTGCGTACTCGAGGAAAATGGGCACGTTTCTCGACACAAAGTCAGTTTGAGAAGGGATTACGTGACAATTAGCTTAGCAACTGCGGGACGCAGCATGACAACATGAACGCAATTGGTGGGGCGTTAACTCtgcaaaaaagaaatgtcctcactgtcaactgcgtttattttcagcaaacttaacttgtataaatatttgaatgaacataagATTTGAatcaacagacataaactgaacaagtcacacagacgtgactaacagaaattgagtAATTTGTCCCAGAACAAAGGGAGTAAAAtttaaaagt
This window harbors:
- the btf3 gene encoding transcription factor BTF3 isoform X2; this translates as MKEIIMNQEKLAKLQAQVRIGGKGTARRKKKVVHRTATADDKKLQFSLKKLGVNNISGIEEVNMFTNQGTVIHFNNPKVQASLAANTFTITGHAETKQLTEMLPSILNQLGADSLTSLRRLAEALPKQAGDGKAPIAPIEEEDDDVPDLVENFDEASKDEAN
- the btf3 gene encoding transcription factor BTF3 isoform X1, yielding MTSGTFAVALLPARHFLQPLSLPSCSPRVLAASVQMKEIIMNQEKLAKLQAQVRIGGKGTARRKKKVVHRTATADDKKLQFSLKKLGVNNISGIEEVNMFTNQGTVIHFNNPKVQASLAANTFTITGHAETKQLTEMLPSILNQLGADSLTSLRRLAEALPKQAGDGKAPIAPIEEEDDDVPDLVENFDEASKDEAN